In the Sebastes fasciatus isolate fSebFas1 chromosome 20, fSebFas1.pri, whole genome shotgun sequence genome, one interval contains:
- the LOC141758831 gene encoding uncharacterized protein LOC141758831: MDPDTPTARVERTFWTVWGYISGAVSRFLRPAPTNIASNDPNSIQESAVDSEPANVGHTEGDASRRGVDEEQPVAAASLLSSSRPLVAWDVCTTDIDLGPDEEGMQYKTQPSRGSESKASEEGEGTREEQFAQAGHDAAAGLLVAKEDKQEENGDQILSTGEQDETPEIAVCEEHANARSLRLTGEAMSEDVEESGRESGAEEATERATTQEDPQKMGETIQVKEADDRMQHEDEEDLQAEDTEVKLCPITGLSLEEEEDNTHIEEAKLQRNEEDTAVTDEEVENSDGVPQLTSENENKSDEAAKQVENQLSDREELSYDDRDFKEDPGFTSLCVELQTASDKSGIMSEDERIVVEQEHAMAHRSESDEVEDAREEEDEREQGAVLEEENVSEAANNQTRDEAPEQEDDIETVTEDSQGEEILTVTCSEEVVQNAKTDKREEKREENGDQILSTGGQDETPEIAVCEEHANARSLRLTGEAMSEDVEESGSEVGAEEETERATTPEDPQKMGETIQVKEADDRMQHEDEEDLQAEDIQVKLCPITDSRLEEEEDNMHIEEAKLQRNEADTAVTDEEVENSDGVPQLTSENENKSDEAAKQVENQLSVGEELSYDDRDFKEDPGFTSLHVELQMASDKSGIMSEDDRIVVEQEHAMAQRSESDEVEDAREEEDEREQGAVLKEENVSEAANNQTRDEAPEQEDDIETVTEDSQGEDILTVTCSEEVVQNAKTELHTAEFADGEQEDVAEDTDVQTKTRGTAVSHSTVIDEKSVVTTTHISVDERFFDQVEEERLCSEVDNKGSYMETVCTTTSVTVKPEGETGREMSRGFKNIHMGIFEGRVVVSQELNFPTCEETQEGVPGYNNEPVPDETDYKITTQRFLEDCEEIQGSPLPEEEESKEPESLQNSGTRADYLLVREHMEEEQEGTQDIKNSFDALLPQETDKPLVVESGHLFEDEEAELLVDSMKTGIEHSEEEFESDVELTDETDKLAKEPRDGTEELLVDFEIDEGLCDAAGDGSETTGAVTAEKEIRVADETFLESEVQKMTETSFFQESADAMISEQNSNTAPGLLEDFTESGFLKQSDETGPELLEDAEMQDAGIDMEEAAEAAEDEMQNKNEMEVLHLAEPELSGPVESLETEYQRSDEALEMSNEELLTDTEATDESKTAKPKDRTSISTEEVTQHVTESEGSYAEETVRSVSGRQEVIDDEVLDLWLQTTLSEDGIKQQEGPEPGQQMEPTNEEQDEVSSVQTETDKEQLVELNSRELVSDTEASSSTVESGFSDQSLSEWGTQNTDTQLLKSTSTGSFHGIYDIPANISDISELSRQQPNSESQDILMEKAAEAGQSRLKEEESITGVTSKEAGHLNQEEEVESKEPESLQNSGTGADYLLVREHMEEEQEGTQDIKNSFDALLPQETEKPLVVESGHLFEDEEAELLVDSMKTGIEHSEEEFESDVELTDETNKLAKEPRDGTEELLVDFEIDEGLCDAAGDGSETTGAVTAEEEVTVADETFLEAEVQKMTETSFFQESADAMISEQNSNTAPGLLEDLTESGFLKQSDETGPELLEDAEMQDAGIDMEEAAEAAEELTDVELTDKTDKLAKEPGDGTEELLVNFEIDEGLYDAAGDGSETTGAVTEEVRVADETFLEAEVQKMTETSFFQESVDAMNSEQNSNTAPGLLEDITESGFLKQSDETGPELLEDAEMQDAGIDMEEAAEAAEDEMQNKNEMEVLHLAEPESSGPVESLETEYQRSDEALEMSNEEMLTDTEATLLPQETEKQLVVESGHLFEDEEGELLVDSMKTGIEYSEEEFESDVELTDKTDKFAKEPRDGTEELLVKFEIDKGLCDAAGDGSETTGAVTAEEEVRVADETFLEAEVQKMTETSFFQESADAMISEQNSNTAPGLLEDITESGFLKQSDETGPELLEDAEMQDAGIDMEEAAEAAEELTDVELTDKTDKLAKEPGDGTEELLVNFEIDEGLYDAAGDGSETTGAVTEEEEVRVADETFLEESDKSREETDKERVESVETETVSQKEIDAEVPDWKDTEEADAKSLTGMSAPLRVEKSNAEDEPLEITVSDPPDEIKHTESRSGSEALLEEEMLLRESGSQGDTCTESERKSPSVDKPQPGWSEDVADSLPGLDEDELAEQPTTTSEEQMEVDTSALDFTAQRSRIAVKDPRVRPPKDPRSLLNMPSLEPTPRLSAKVPAGVPLGGLGIGIKLPGFGAGFPVLKKTRKVVREENSPDALSQETKPEEKSDTPKQDEAPHRPKWMPPKHPGFGNPLMSELKNKLKKTTKE; the protein is encoded by the exons ATGGACCCCGACACTCCCACCGCCAGGGTGGAGAGGACTTTCTGGACAGTTTGG GGCTATATATCCGGAGCTGTGAGCAGATTCCTCAGGCCAGCGCCCACTAACATCGCCAGCAATGACCCGAACTCCATCCAGGAATCTGCAGTTGACAGTGAGCCCGCTAACGTTGGTCACACAGAGGGTGACGCCAGCAGAAGGGGGGTCGATGAGGAACAGCCTGTTGCAGCAGCCTCTCTGCTTAGCTCATCTCGGCCACTTGTCGCCTGGGATGTTTGCACCACGGACATCGACTTAGGACCTGATGAAGAGGGCATGCAATACAAAACCCAGCCGAGCAGAGGCAGCGAGAGCAAAGCATCCGAGGAAGGTGAGGGCACGAGAGAGGAACAGTTCGCCCAAGCGGGACATGATGCTGCTGCAGGGCTGCTGGTCGCAAAAGAAGACAAACAAGAAGAAAACGGAGATCAGATATTGAGCACTGGCGAACAAGATGAGACGCCAGAGATTGCCGTGTGTGAAGAACATGCAAATGCCAGGTCACTAAGACTTACAGGTGAGGCAATGAGTGAAGACGTAGAGGAAAGCGGAAGAGAATCTGGTGCTGAGGAGGCGACTGAGAGGGCAACGACTCAGGAGGATCCTCAAAAAATGGGTGAAACCATCCAAGTGAAGGAAGCAGACGATAGAATGCAgcatgaagatgaagaggattTACAGGCGGAAGACACTGAGGTCAAATTGTGCCCGATCACAGGTTTGAgtctagaagaagaagaggataaCACGCACATAGAAGAGGCGAAGCTGCAGAGGAACGAGGAAGATACAGCGGTGACGGACGAGGAAGTAGAAAACAGCGATGGTGTGCCACAGCTGACCTCTGAAAATGAGAACAAGTCTGACGAGGCAGCAAAACAAGTTGAAAATCAGCTGTCAGACCGTGAAGAGTTGTCGTATGACGACAGAGATTTCAAAGAAGACCCAGGCTTTACTTCACTTTGCGTTGAATTACAAACGGCCTCTGACAAAAGTGGCATCATGTCCGAGGATGAACGGATTGTTGTCGAGCAAGAGCACGCGATGGCTCATAGGAGTGAAAGTGATGAAGTTGAGGAtgcaagagaggaggaggatgagagggagCAGGGTGCTGTCCTTGAGGAAGAAAATGTGAGCGAGGCCGCAAACAACCAGACAAGAGATGAAGCGCCAGAGCAGGAAGACGACATCGAAACGGTAACAGAAGACAGTCAAGGAGAAGAAATTTTAACTGTTACATGCAGCGAAGAAGTCGTGCAGAATGCTAAAACAGACAAACGAGAAGAAAAACGTGAAGAAAACGGAGATCAGATATTGAGCACTGGTGGACAAGATGAGACGCCGGAGATTGCCGTGTGTGAAGAACATGCAAATGCCAGGTCACTAAGACTTACAGGTGAGGCAATGAGTGAAGACGTAGAGGAAAGCGGAAGCGAAGTTGGTGCTGAGGAGGAGACTGAGAGGGCAACGACTCCGGAGGATCCTCAAAAAATGGGTGAAACCATCCAAGTGAAGGAAGCAGATGATAGAATGCAgcatgaagatgaagaggattTACAGGCGGAAGATATTCAGGTAAAATTGTGCCCGATCACAGATTCAAgactagaagaagaagaggataaCATGCACATAGAAGAGGCGAAGCTGCAGAGGAACGAGGCAGATACAGCGGTGACGGATGAGGAAGTAGAAAACAGCGATGGTGTGCCACAGCTGACCTCTGAAAATGAGAACAAGTCTGACGAGGCAGCAAAACAAGTTGAaaatcagctgtcagtcggTGAAGAGTTGTCGTATGACGACAGAGATTTCAAAGAAGACCCAGGCTTTACTTCACTTCACGTTGAATTACAAATGGCCTCTGACAAAAGTGGCATCATGTCCGAGGATGATCGGATTGTTGTCGAGCAAGAGCACGCGATGGCTCAGAGAAGTGAAAGTGATGAAGTTGAGGAtgcgagagaggaggaggatgagagggagCAGGGTGCTGTCCTTAAGGAAGAAAATGTAAGCGAGGCCGCAAACAACCAGACAAGAGATGAAGCGCCAGAGCAGGAAGACGACATCGAAACGGTAACAGAAGACAGTCAAGGAGAAGACATTTTAACTGTTACATGCAGCGAAGAAGTCGTGCAGAATGCTAAAACAGAGCTGCACACAGCTGAATTCGCAGATGGAGAACAAGAGGACGTGGCTGAGGACACCGATGTGCAAACCAAAACAAGAGGGACGGCAGTAAGCCACAGCACGGTGATCGATGAAAAATCTGTTGTGACAACGACGCACATTTCGGTTGATGAGAGATTTTTTGATCAAGTAGAAGAGGAGAGGCTCTGCAGCGAAGTAGACAACAAAGGGAGTTACATGGAAACAGTGTGTACAACCACCTCAGTTACAGTAAAGCCTGAAGGGGAGACTGGACGGGAAATGAGCAGAGGGTTTAAAAATATTCACATGGGCATATTTGAAGGCCGGGTTGTTGTGTCGCAGGAGCTGAACTTTCCAACGTGTGAGGAAACACAAGAGGGAGTTCCTGGATACAACAATGAACCTGTGCCAGATGAAACTGATTACAAAATTACAACACAAAGGTTCCTGGAAGATTGCGAGGAAATCCAGGGCAGCCCATTaccagaagaggaggagagcaaaGAGCCGGAGAGCCTTCAAAACAGCGGCACCAGAGCTGACTATTTACTGGTGAGGGAGCACATGGAAGAGGAACAAGAAGGCACACAAGATATTAAGAATAGCTTTGATGCTTTATTGCCACAAGAAACAGACAAaccacttgttgttgaatcagGACATTTATTTGAGGACGAGGAAGCTGAATTACTGGTTGACTCAATGAAGACGGGGATCGAACACTCGGAGGAGGAATTTGAGTCAGACGTCGAATTAACAGACGAGACCGATAAGTTGGCAAAAGAGCCACGAGATGGGACTGAAGAGCTTTTGGTTGACTTTGAAATAGACGAAGGGTTATGTGATGCTGCTGGAGACGGCAGTGAGACGACGGGAGCTGTAACAGCAGAGAAAGAGATCAGAGTCGCTGATGAAACTTTCCTCGAGTCGGAAGTACAGAAGATGACAGAGACGAGCTTCTTTCAGGAATCCGCAGATGCCATGATCTCAGAGCAAAACAGCAACACGGCTCCTGGTTTGCTAGAAGACTTCACTGAATCTGGATTCCTGAAACAGTCCGATGAGACTGGGCCTGAATTACTTGAAGATGCAGAAATGCAAGATGCAGGGATAGATATGGAagaagcagcagaggcagcagaAGATGAAATGCAGAACAAAAATGAGATGGAGGTTTTACATCTGGCAGAACCTGAACTGTCTGGACCTGTTGAGTCACTGGAGACGGAATATCAACGATCAGACGAAGCACTTGAGATGAGCAATGAGGAGTTGTTGACAGACACTGAAGCGACTGATGAATCAAAGACGGCAAAACCAAAAGATCGGACGTCGATATCAACAGAAGAAGTGACACAGCATGTGACAGAATCAGAGGGGAGTTATGCTGAAGAAACGGTCCGCTCAGTGAGTGGACGTCAGGAAGTGATCGATGACGAAGTCCTTGACTTGTGGCTACAGACGACTTTGTCAGAGGATGGCATAAAACAACAAGAAGGGCCAGAGCCTGGGCAACAAATGGAGCCAACAAATGAGGAACAAGATGAAGTATCATCTGTGCAGACGGAGACGGATAAAGAGCAGCTTGTGGAGCTAAATTCAAGAGAATTAGTGAGTGACACAGAAGCGTCTTCATCAACAGTAGAGTCTGGATTTTCGGACCAGTCTCTCAGTGAATGGGgcacacaaaacactgacactCAGCTCCTGAAATCTACCAGCACTGGGTCATTTCACGGCATATATGACATTCCGGCTAATATATCAGACATCTCTGAATTGTCTAGACAACAACCCAACTCCGAATCTCAGGATATATTGATGGAGAAAGCAGCTGAGGCAGGACAATCACGTCTGAAAGAGGAGGAATCAATCACTGGAGTCACATCCAAAGAGGCTGGACATCTGAATCAGGAAGAAGAGGTGGAGAGCAAAGAGCCGGAGAGCCTTCAAAACAGCGGCACCGGAGCTGACTATTTACTGGTGAGGGAGCACATGGAAGAGGAACAAGAAGGCACACAAGATATTAAGAATAGCTTTGATGCTTTATTGCCACAAGAAACCGAGAAAccgcttgttgttgaatcagGACATTTATTTGAGGACGAGGAAGCTGAATTACTGGTTGACTCAATGAAGACGGGGATCGAACACTCGGAAGAGGAATTTGAGTCAGATGTCGAATTAACAGACGAGACCAATAAGTTGGCAAAAGAGCCGCGAGATGGGACTGAAGAGCTTTTGGTTGACTTTGAAATAGACGAAGGGTTATGTGATGCTGCTGGAGACGGCAGTGAGACGACGGGAGCTGTAACAGCAGAGGAAGAGGTCACAGTCGCTGATGAAACTTTCCTTGAGGCAGAAGTACAGAAGATGACAGAGACGAGCTTCTTTCAGGAATCCGCAGATGCCATGATCTCAGAGCAAAACAGCAACACGGCTCCTGGTTTGCTAGAAGACCTCACAGAATCTGGATTCCTGAAACAGTCCGATGAGACTGGGCCTGAATTACTTGAAGATGCAGAAATGCAAGATGCAGGGATAGATATGGAagaagcagcagaggcagcagaAGAATTAACAGACGTCGAATTAACAGACAAGACCGATAAGTTGGCAAAAGAGCCGGGAGATGGGACTGAAGAGCTTTTGGTTAACTTTGAAATAGACGAAGGGTTATATGATGCTGCTGGAGACGGCAGTGAGACGACGGGAGCTGTAACGGAAGAGGTCAGAGTCGCTGATGAAACTTTCCTCGAGGCAGAAGTACAGAAGATGACAGAGACGAGCTTCTTTCAGGAATCCGTAGATGCCATGAACTCAGAGCAAAACAGCAACACGGCTCCTGGTTTGCTAGAAGACATCACAGAATCTGGATTCCTGAAACAGTCCGATGAGACTGGGCCTGAATTACTTGAAGATGCAGAAATGCAAGATGCAGGGATAGATATGGAagaagcagcagaggcagcagaAGATGAAATGCAGAACAAAAATGAGATGGAGGTTTTACATCTGGCAGAACCTGAATCGTCTGGACCTGTTGAGTCACTGGAGACGGAATATCAACGATCAGACGAAGCCCTCGAGATGAGCAATGAGGAGATGTTGACAGACACTGAAGCGACTTTATTGCCACAAGAAACCGAGAAACAACTTGTTGTTGAATCAGGACATTTATTTGAGGACGAGGAAGGAGAATTACTGGTTGACTCAATGAAGACGGGGATCGAATACTCGGAAGAGGAATTTGAGTCGGACGTCGAATTAACAGACAAGACCGATAAGTTTGCAAAAGAGCCGCGAGATGGGACTGAAGAGCTTTTGGTTAAATTTGAAATAGACAAAGGGTTATGTGATGCTGCTGGAGACGGCAGTGAGACGACGGGAGCTGTAACAGCAGAGGAAGAGGTCAGAGTCGCTGATGAAACTTTCCTCGAGGCAGAAGTACAGAAGATGACAGAGACGAGCTTCTTTCAGGAATCCGCAGATGCCATGATCTCAGAGCAAAACAGCAACACGGCTCCTGGTTTGCTAGAAGACATCACAGAATCTGGATTCCTGAAACAGTCCGATGAGACTGGGCCTGAATTACTTGAAGATGCAGAAATGCAAGATGCAGGGATAGATATGGAagaagcagcagaggcagcagaAGAATTAACAGACGTCGAATTAACAGACAAGACCGATAAGTTGGCAAAAGAGCCGGGAGATGGGACTGAAGAACTTTTGGTTAACTTTGAAATAGACGAAGGGTTATATGATGCTGCTGGAGACGGCAGTGAGACGACGGGAGCTGtaacagaagaggaagaggtcaGAGTCGCTGATGAAACTTTCCTCGAGGAATCGGATAAATCCCGAGAAGaaacagacaaagaaagagTTGAATCAGTGGAGACTGAAACTGTATCGCAGAAAGAGATCGACGCTGAGGTACCTGACTGGAAAGACACCGAAGAAGCAGATGCTAAGTCACTGACAGGAATGAGCGCTCCATTGAGAGTCGAGAAATCAAACGCTGAAGACGAGCCTCTTGAGATAACAGTGTCTGATCCTCCAGATGAAATCAAACACACTGAATCTAGAAGCGGATCAGAGGCTTTGTTAGAGGAGGAAATGTTGTTGAGAGAATCTGGTTCACAAGGCGACACCTGCACTGAATCCGAGAGGAAGTCGCCCTCAGTGGACAAACCGCAGCCCGGATGGTCAGAGGATGTTGCTGACTCATTACCTGGGCTAGACGAGGATGAGCTGGCAGAACAGCCGACGACAACGTCTGAAGAGCAGATGGAG GTGGACACCTCTGCGCTTGACTTTACTGCGCAAAGGTCAAGAATCGCAGTTAAAGACCCACGCGTGAGGCCACCCAAAGATCCTCGCTCCCTTCTAAACATGCCCTCACTAGAACCCACTCCACGTCTCTCAGCCAAAGTCCCTGCAGGTGTTCCTTTGGGAGGCTTGGGCATTGGAATAAAACTGCCTG gctTTGGTGCAGGTTTCCCTGTTTTAAAAAAGACACGAAAGGTGGTGAGAGAAGAAAACAGTCCAGATGCCCTTTCACAG GAGACAAAGCCAGAAGAGAAGAGTGACACTCCCAAACAAGATGAGGCACCACACAGACCTAAATGGATGCCACCAAAACATCCAGG ATTTGGAAATCCACTTATGTCTGAGCTGAAGAACAAACTGAAGAAAACCACAAAAGAGTGA